The proteins below are encoded in one region of Brachyspira intermedia PWS/A:
- the lptC gene encoding LPS export ABC transporter periplasmic protein LptC, which produces MKLLVSFNILFLLLCVSCTNFNDIGKEFKQSDDFVPPPDMEFYGFRRESYDTNFKQLDSFATNAKFYNKKKIVELYESRTYTYDSNNTIAASVSGEFITVNQETLFTQVYTNVIVKSSNNTTLYTEYLQWDNKKQQFKSPVPIRVEQEDGSWLTGSSMEGDMGLEHITIYNETDEGDAIGVPVAEDQ; this is translated from the coding sequence ATGAAATTATTAGTAAGTTTTAATATTTTATTTTTACTGCTATGTGTTTCATGCACTAATTTTAATGATATTGGAAAAGAATTTAAACAATCAGATGATTTTGTACCTCCGCCAGATATGGAATTTTATGGTTTTAGAAGGGAAAGTTACGATACTAATTTTAAGCAGTTAGATTCTTTTGCAACTAATGCTAAATTTTATAATAAAAAGAAAATTGTTGAACTTTATGAAAGCAGAACATATACTTATGATTCTAATAATACGATAGCGGCTAGTGTATCTGGGGAATTTATAACCGTAAATCAGGAAACACTGTTTACTCAAGTATATACAAATGTTATTGTAAAATCATCTAATAATACTACTCTTTATACAGAATATTTACAATGGGATAATAAAAAACAGCAATTTAAAAGTCCTGTTCCTATACGTGTAGAGCAAGAAGATGGAAGCTGGCTTACAGGAAGCAGCATGGAAGGGGATATGGGATTAGAACATATCACTATATATAATGAAACTGATGAAGGTGATGCTATAGGAGTGCCAGTTGCTGAAGATCAATAA
- a CDS encoding LptA/OstA family protein: MLKINKIFVIIILFILALSLIAQSRRSADKFTYNNKTKVFQYTGNSKMEDSSAVITSHVMTFYQETELATFSGGVKLLSKTNGSTISGGYASYNGKTRYAYVKNKPVLRSPTNNMTIRSSFMERDFNTPIAKAISNVHLTHVDTESKRKTDGYADNLIYDMDKETAYLTGNPRLYQGSDRLEGEILEYNAKTATANVMGRGKIYVLQTNNYINSSETNKKKDNVSNYNIVVADRLFLNEYGGKDNNTRTLYAYGNVTAYFYEENMILKGGYIEYEIDNEHIYMYQDPSVRMPDRGIIAFGEWIEYKKDEKFKDVIFHNDVVMIDYDESLSLEGDLLHLDPDTKVATVSGSPKAYVEDRSIKITSVTMQMFNDEEKLRANGNVYVEGKDMNSKSAWATYFDKQKYLRLWGESPYLKQKESVVRAREIKYYIETEKVEAMGVSGEIPE; encoded by the coding sequence TTGCTGAAGATCAATAAAATTTTTGTTATAATAATACTGTTTATACTGGCATTATCTTTAATTGCTCAATCAAGAAGAAGTGCTGATAAATTTACATACAATAATAAAACAAAAGTTTTTCAATATACAGGTAATTCCAAAATGGAAGATTCATCTGCTGTAATTACAAGTCATGTTATGACATTCTATCAAGAAACAGAATTGGCTACATTTAGTGGAGGTGTTAAACTTTTAAGTAAAACTAATGGGTCTACAATATCAGGGGGATATGCAAGTTATAATGGTAAAACTAGATACGCTTATGTAAAAAATAAACCAGTTTTAAGATCTCCTACTAATAATATGACTATAAGAAGTTCGTTTATGGAAAGAGATTTCAATACTCCAATAGCCAAAGCCATAAGTAATGTACATTTAACGCATGTTGATACTGAGAGTAAAAGAAAAACAGATGGTTATGCTGATAATTTGATCTATGATATGGATAAAGAAACAGCATATCTTACAGGAAACCCTAGACTTTACCAAGGTTCTGATAGATTAGAAGGTGAAATATTAGAGTATAATGCTAAAACAGCAACTGCTAATGTTATGGGAAGAGGAAAAATATATGTACTTCAAACTAATAACTATATAAATTCTTCTGAAACAAATAAGAAAAAAGATAATGTAAGTAATTATAATATTGTAGTGGCAGATAGATTATTTTTGAATGAATATGGCGGAAAAGATAATAATACTCGTACTTTATATGCATATGGCAATGTTACAGCCTATTTTTATGAAGAGAACATGATACTTAAAGGCGGTTACATAGAATATGAAATAGATAATGAACATATTTACATGTATCAAGATCCTTCTGTTAGAATGCCTGACAGGGGAATTATAGCCTTTGGAGAATGGATAGAATATAAAAAAGATGAAAAGTTTAAAGATGTTATATTTCATAACGATGTTGTTATGATTGACTATGATGAGAGTTTATCATTAGAAGGTGATTTACTGCATCTAGATCCGGATACTAAAGTTGCTACAGTAAGCGGAAGTCCTAAGGCTTATGTAGAGGATAGAAGCATTAAGATTACTTCTGTAACTATGCAGATGTTTAATGATGAAGAAAAACTACGTGCTAATGGAAATGTATATGTAGAAGGTAAAGATATGAACTCAAAAAGTGCTTGGGCAACTTATTTTGATAAGCAGAAATATTTAAGACTTTGGGGAGAAAGTCCTTATTTAAAACAGAAAGAAAGTGTTGTAAGAGCTAGAGAAATAAAATATTATATAGAGACTGAAAAAGTTGAGGCTATGGGTGTAAGTGGTGAGATACCTGAGTAA
- the secA gene encoding preprotein translocase subunit SecA — protein sequence MGAMDLVFKLIFGSKEQNDAKILKPIAEKTLTFEEEIKKLSNEELTNKTKEFRERVEKYIGCKTEELDLSKEENKKKLQNILDDILPEAFAVVREASIRTTGMRHFDVQVMGGAVLHQGRIAEMKTGEGKTLVATLAVYLNALTGLGVHVVTVNDYLAKRDAEWMTPIYSMLGISVGILDNTRPHSPERRAVYNCDVVYGTNNEFGFDYLRDNMVTRKEDKVQRKFYFAIVDEVDSILIDEARTPLIISGPAEKNIKMYYEIDRIIPMLKQAEVDERMREVAGTGDYVLDEKDKNVYLTEEGVHKVEKLLNVENLYGAQSSTIVHHVNQALKAHKVFKKDVDYMVTDGEVLIVDEFTGRVLEGRRYSDGLHQAIEAKEKVAIQNESQTYATITFQNYFRMYPKLSGMTGTAETEAEEFYKIYKLDVAVIPTNKPIARQDLSDRIYRTRKAKFEALAKYIKELQDAGKPALVGTVSVEMNEELSKVFKRHKINHEVLNAKNHSREAAIIAQAGEPGAVTLATNMAGRGTDIVLGGNPVAKGVAEIEQILVLMRDKAFKERDPYKKEELTKKVKSIDLYKEAFVRSVISGKIEEAKELAQKNNADEMIEKIDRIIQINEKSKIDKEKVLAAGGLHVIGSERHEARRIDNQLRGRSGRQGDPGLSVFFLSLEDDLMRLFGGERVSKMMLAMGMGEEEELGHKWLNKSIENAQRKVEGRNFDIRKHLLEYDDVMNQQRMAVYGERDYILYSDDISPRVEEIISEVTEETIKDISDNKKHVDPLEVTKWLNSYLIGIDEDAANKAVEGGVDNAVKNLTNLLLEAYKKKSLEVDEKIFREVEKNIFLSIIDNRWKDHLFAMDSLREGIGLRGYAEKNPLTEYKLEGYKMFVATMNVIHNELVNLIMRVRIIPNSFDRMERESAFDGGVEEKSSTSAMNGGNAQAIQSKVKTAQANVKMTQKIGRNDPCPCGSGKKYKHCHGKDNPQ from the coding sequence ATGGGAGCAATGGACTTAGTATTCAAATTAATATTCGGCTCTAAAGAACAAAATGACGCTAAAATATTAAAACCTATAGCAGAAAAGACATTAACATTTGAAGAAGAAATAAAGAAATTAAGCAATGAAGAACTTACAAATAAAACAAAAGAATTCAGGGAAAGAGTAGAAAAATACATAGGATGCAAAACAGAAGAATTAGATTTAAGCAAAGAAGAAAATAAGAAAAAACTTCAAAATATATTAGATGATATACTTCCAGAAGCATTTGCTGTGGTTCGTGAGGCTAGTATAAGAACTACAGGAATGAGACACTTTGATGTGCAGGTTATGGGAGGAGCGGTACTTCATCAGGGAAGAATCGCTGAAATGAAAACAGGTGAAGGTAAAACTCTTGTTGCTACACTTGCCGTTTATCTTAATGCTTTAACAGGACTTGGAGTGCATGTTGTTACAGTAAATGATTATCTTGCTAAAAGGGACGCTGAATGGATGACTCCTATATATTCTATGCTTGGTATAAGTGTTGGTATACTTGATAATACTAGACCTCATTCTCCGGAAAGAAGAGCCGTTTATAACTGCGATGTTGTTTATGGTACTAATAATGAGTTCGGTTTCGACTATTTAAGGGATAACATGGTAACTAGAAAAGAGGATAAAGTTCAGAGAAAATTCTACTTTGCCATAGTCGATGAGGTAGACAGTATTTTGATAGACGAAGCTAGAACACCTCTTATCATATCAGGACCTGCTGAGAAAAACATAAAAATGTACTATGAAATTGACAGAATCATACCAATGCTAAAACAGGCTGAAGTTGATGAAAGGATGCGTGAGGTGGCTGGTACTGGTGATTATGTATTAGACGAAAAAGATAAAAACGTATACCTTACAGAAGAAGGCGTACACAAAGTAGAAAAACTTCTTAATGTTGAAAACTTATACGGTGCTCAAAGCAGTACTATAGTTCACCATGTTAATCAGGCATTAAAAGCACATAAAGTGTTCAAAAAAGACGTTGATTATATGGTTACAGATGGGGAAGTTTTAATTGTAGATGAGTTTACAGGACGTGTACTTGAAGGAAGAAGATATAGTGACGGACTTCACCAAGCAATAGAGGCTAAAGAAAAAGTTGCTATACAAAATGAATCTCAAACTTATGCTACAATTACATTCCAGAACTATTTCAGAATGTATCCTAAACTTTCAGGTATGACAGGTACTGCTGAAACAGAGGCAGAAGAATTCTATAAAATATACAAATTAGACGTTGCTGTTATACCTACTAATAAGCCTATAGCAAGACAGGATTTATCAGATAGAATATACAGAACAAGAAAAGCTAAATTTGAGGCTTTGGCAAAATATATTAAAGAACTTCAGGATGCCGGAAAACCTGCTCTTGTTGGTACTGTATCAGTGGAAATGAATGAAGAATTATCAAAAGTATTCAAAAGACATAAAATCAATCATGAAGTATTGAATGCTAAAAACCACTCAAGAGAGGCTGCAATAATAGCACAGGCAGGAGAACCGGGAGCCGTTACACTCGCTACAAACATGGCAGGCCGTGGTACAGATATTGTGCTTGGAGGTAACCCTGTTGCTAAAGGCGTTGCTGAAATAGAGCAGATACTTGTACTTATGAGAGATAAGGCTTTCAAAGAGAGAGACCCTTACAAAAAAGAGGAATTAACAAAGAAAGTAAAATCAATAGACCTTTATAAAGAAGCATTTGTAAGAAGCGTTATTTCTGGAAAAATTGAAGAGGCTAAAGAATTGGCTCAAAAGAATAATGCCGATGAAATGATAGAAAAGATTGACAGAATAATACAAATAAATGAAAAATCCAAAATAGATAAAGAAAAAGTTCTTGCTGCAGGCGGTTTGCATGTTATAGGAAGCGAAAGACATGAGGCTAGACGTATTGATAATCAGCTTAGAGGTAGAAGCGGAAGACAGGGAGACCCGGGACTTAGCGTATTTTTCTTATCTCTTGAAGATGATTTAATGCGTTTATTCGGAGGTGAGAGAGTTTCTAAGATGATGCTTGCTATGGGAATGGGCGAAGAAGAAGAACTTGGACATAAATGGCTTAACAAATCAATAGAAAATGCTCAGAGAAAGGTTGAAGGCAGAAACTTCGATATAAGAAAGCATTTGCTTGAGTATGATGATGTTATGAATCAGCAGCGTATGGCTGTTTATGGTGAGAGAGATTATATACTTTACTCTGACGATATATCCCCTAGAGTAGAAGAAATTATATCTGAAGTAACTGAAGAAACTATTAAAGATATATCAGATAATAAAAAACATGTTGATCCTTTAGAAGTAACTAAATGGCTTAACAGTTATTTAATAGGCATAGATGAAGATGCTGCTAACAAAGCTGTAGAGGGCGGCGTTGATAATGCTGTAAAAAATCTTACTAACCTATTACTTGAAGCATATAAAAAGAAATCTTTAGAAGTAGATGAAAAGATATTCAGAGAAGTAGAAAAAAACATATTCCTTTCAATAATAGATAACAGATGGAAGGATCATTTATTTGCTATGGACAGTTTAAGAGAAGGTATAGGACTTAGAGGATATGCTGAGAAAAACCCTCTTACAGAATACAAACTTGAAGGTTATAAAATGTTTGTAGCTACTATGAATGTTATACATAATGAGCTTGTAAACTTGATAATGAGAGTAAGAATAATACCTAATTCATTTGACCGTATGGAAAGAGAGAGTGCATTTGACGGAGGGGTTGAAGAGAAAAGCAGTACTAGTGCTATGAATGGAGGCAATGCTCAAGCTATTCAAAGCAAAGTAAAAACTGCACAGGCCAATGTTAAAATGACTCAGAAAATAGGAAGAAATGATCCTTGTCCTTGCGGAAGCGGTAAGAAATATAAACACTGTCATGGAAAGGATAATCCTCAGTAA
- a CDS encoding ABC transporter permease, whose protein sequence is MNKRLKIDFWTYITLIIAVIFALFLVYPLFSLFISSFKDPETGAWTLDNFLRFFSRKYYYQALVNSFSVTICVTILAIIIGTPMAYFMSVYKIKGKTFLEILIIISMMSPAFIGAYSWILLLGRSGVVTKFFAGFGISTPTIYGFGGILLVFTLKLYPFIFMYVSGALSKIDVSLMEAAESLGCSPFKKVVTIAMPLITPTILAGSLLVFMNALADFGTPMLIGEGYRTMPTMIYSEFVSEVGGNANFSASMASIMVFITAMMFMAQKYFVNKKSFTMSSMNPIKPKEIKGVMSVLVHVFIYFIVFLSIIPQLTVIYTSFLKTNRAIFVKGFSLNSYISIFSSLGTSIKNTYLYGIITIFIIVILGMFIAYISIRRKNILTSIIDTITMFPYIIPGSVLGITLLLAFNKPPIILSGTSMIIIMSLVIRRMPYTLRSSSAILYQISTSMEEASISLGASQVKTFFKITAMMMLPGVISGAILSWITVINELSSSVILYTGKSRTMAVSIYQEVIRASYGTAAALSTILTLSTIISLLIFFKLTGKKEVSL, encoded by the coding sequence ATGAATAAACGTTTAAAAATAGATTTTTGGACCTATATTACTTTAATAATAGCTGTAATTTTTGCTTTATTTTTAGTATATCCATTATTCTCTTTGTTTATAAGCAGTTTTAAAGATCCTGAAACAGGAGCTTGGACTTTAGATAACTTTTTACGTTTCTTCAGCAGAAAATATTATTATCAGGCACTTGTAAATAGTTTTTCAGTAACTATATGCGTAACTATATTAGCTATAATCATAGGAACTCCTATGGCATATTTTATGAGCGTTTATAAAATAAAAGGTAAAACTTTTTTAGAAATACTCATAATAATATCTATGATGTCCCCTGCTTTTATAGGTGCTTATTCTTGGATACTATTACTAGGAAGAAGCGGAGTAGTAACTAAATTTTTTGCAGGATTTGGAATTTCAACTCCTACAATATATGGTTTCGGAGGAATATTATTAGTATTTACTTTGAAATTATATCCATTTATATTTATGTATGTTTCAGGTGCTTTAAGTAAAATAGATGTTTCTTTAATGGAAGCTGCAGAAAGTTTGGGATGTTCTCCTTTTAAAAAGGTTGTTACCATAGCTATGCCTTTAATAACTCCAACTATATTGGCTGGTTCATTATTAGTATTTATGAATGCATTAGCTGATTTCGGTACTCCTATGCTTATAGGTGAAGGATACAGAACTATGCCTACTATGATTTACTCTGAATTCGTAAGCGAAGTAGGAGGCAATGCTAATTTCTCTGCTTCTATGGCTAGTATTATGGTATTTATAACTGCTATGATGTTTATGGCTCAAAAATACTTTGTTAATAAAAAATCATTTACTATGAGTTCTATGAATCCTATAAAACCTAAAGAAATTAAAGGTGTTATGTCTGTATTAGTACATGTATTTATTTATTTTATAGTATTTTTATCTATAATTCCTCAGCTTACAGTTATATATACTTCTTTCTTAAAAACAAACAGAGCCATATTTGTTAAAGGTTTCTCTTTGAATAGTTATATTTCTATATTCTCTTCTCTTGGAACTTCTATAAAAAATACTTATCTATACGGAATTATAACTATATTTATTATTGTTATACTTGGTATGTTTATAGCATATATTTCCATAAGAAGAAAAAATATTTTAACAAGCATTATAGATACAATAACTATGTTTCCATATATAATACCTGGATCTGTTTTAGGTATTACGCTTCTTTTAGCTTTTAACAAACCTCCTATAATATTAAGCGGAACATCTATGATAATAATAATGTCATTGGTTATAAGAAGAATGCCTTATACTTTGAGATCAAGTTCTGCCATACTATATCAAATAAGCACGAGTATGGAAGAAGCCTCTATAAGTTTGGGAGCTTCTCAAGTAAAAACTTTCTTTAAGATAACCGCTATGATGATGCTTCCCGGTGTAATTTCTGGAGCTATATTAAGCTGGATAACAGTAATCAATGAATTGAGTTCTTCTGTAATATTGTATACAGGAAAGTCAAGAACAATGGCTGTTTCTATTTACCAAGAAGTTATAAGAGCTAGTTATGGAACTGCTGCTGCTTTATCCACAATATTAACCTTATCAACTATAATATCTCTTTTAATATTCTTCAAATTGACTGGTAAAAAAGAAGTAAGTTTATAA
- a CDS encoding ABC transporter ATP-binding protein: MSVSISIENVVKRYEKLTIIPDLSLEIKNGEFFTLLGPSGCGKTTLLRMIAGFNTIEGGEIKFDKDVINNIPAHKRNIGMVFQNYAIFPHMTVRENVEYGLKLRKENKESMKKKVDEMLHVVKIEEYQDRLPERLSGGQQQRVALARAIVITPSVLLMDEPLSNLDAKLRIEMRSAIKDIQRHVGITTVYVTHDQEEALAVSDRIAVMKNGVIQQVGSPVSIYTRPYNVFVATFIGHSNLFYATIKIEGNDTYLLFRCGYKLKMDNLLDVKDGDEVIVGIRPEEFFVNSENEEGIKAKILSKTFLGKYTNYFLHFNDNEVVPDQPSIEYSQDSSYTDRMYEKDEVIILKPNANKINVFTPDMEKSLIKGVKKYE; encoded by the coding sequence ATGAGTGTATCTATATCTATTGAAAATGTAGTAAAACGTTATGAGAAGCTGACAATAATACCTGATCTTTCATTAGAGATAAAAAACGGAGAATTTTTTACTCTGCTTGGACCATCTGGATGCGGTAAGACAACACTGCTTCGTATGATAGCTGGCTTTAATACAATAGAAGGTGGAGAAATAAAATTTGATAAAGATGTAATCAATAATATTCCTGCTCATAAAAGAAATATTGGTATGGTATTTCAAAACTATGCTATATTTCCTCATATGACTGTTAGAGAAAATGTTGAATACGGATTAAAACTCAGAAAAGAAAATAAAGAATCTATGAAGAAAAAAGTAGATGAAATGCTTCATGTGGTAAAAATAGAAGAATATCAGGACAGACTTCCTGAAAGATTATCCGGAGGACAGCAGCAGAGAGTAGCTTTGGCCAGAGCAATAGTTATCACTCCAAGTGTTTTACTTATGGATGAGCCTCTTTCTAACTTGGACGCTAAATTAAGAATAGAAATGAGAAGTGCAATAAAAGATATACAAAGACATGTAGGCATTACAACTGTTTATGTTACACATGATCAGGAAGAAGCACTTGCAGTATCTGATAGAATAGCTGTAATGAAAAATGGAGTTATACAGCAGGTTGGAAGTCCTGTAAGTATTTATACAAGACCTTATAATGTATTTGTTGCTACTTTTATAGGACATTCAAATTTATTCTATGCAACTATCAAAATAGAAGGAAATGATACTTATCTTTTATTTAGATGCGGATATAAATTAAAAATGGATAATTTATTGGATGTTAAAGACGGCGATGAAGTTATTGTTGGAATAAGACCTGAAGAATTTTTTGTTAATTCTGAAAATGAAGAAGGCATCAAAGCAAAAATATTATCTAAAACTTTCCTTGGAAAATATACTAATTATTTCTTACATTTCAATGATAATGAAGTTGTTCCGGATCAGCCTAGCATAGAATATTCACAAGACTCATCATATACAGATAGAATGTATGAGAAAGATGAAGTTATAATTTTAAAACCTAATGCTAATAAAATCAATGTATTTACTCCAGACATGGAAAAAAGTCTTATTAAAGGAGTAAAAAAATATGAATAA
- a CDS encoding ABC transporter substrate-binding protein, with the protein MKKIILICSALFLSLFLFYSCSSSESGAQGGNSLVIYCPHPLEFINPLVDDFKAKNPGITVDIIAAGTGELLKRVESEKDNPLGDILWGGTISMAKPKIDLFESYTSTNEANIAEIYKNTEGALTRCTAVPSILMVNTNLAGNIKIEGYEDLLNPELKGKIAFADPSASSSSFEHLVNMLYAMGKGDPEKGWDYVQKLCANLDGKLLSGSSAVYKGVADGEYTVGLTFEEGGANYVSAGSPVKLVYMKEGVIIKPDGIYIIKNAKNLENAKKFVDYATSYDAQKTITDKLNRRSVRSDLPPSAILQSVDTINVITDDEAVVDKNKQNWLNKFKDIFTSI; encoded by the coding sequence ATGAAAAAAATAATTTTAATATGCTCTGCATTATTCTTATCACTATTTTTATTTTATTCTTGTTCTTCAAGCGAATCAGGTGCACAAGGCGGTAATTCACTTGTAATATATTGTCCTCACCCATTAGAATTTATCAACCCATTAGTAGATGATTTCAAAGCTAAAAATCCGGGAATTACTGTTGATATTATAGCTGCTGGAACAGGCGAACTTCTTAAAAGAGTTGAATCTGAAAAAGATAATCCATTAGGCGATATACTTTGGGGCGGAACTATAAGCATGGCAAAGCCTAAAATTGATTTGTTTGAAAGCTATACATCTACAAATGAAGCTAATATAGCAGAAATATATAAAAATACTGAAGGTGCTTTAACAAGATGTACTGCTGTTCCTAGTATATTAATGGTAAATACTAACTTAGCAGGCAATATAAAAATAGAAGGTTATGAAGACTTGCTCAATCCTGAATTAAAAGGAAAAATTGCATTTGCTGATCCTTCCGCTTCTTCATCTTCTTTTGAGCATTTAGTAAATATGCTTTATGCTATGGGTAAAGGAGATCCTGAAAAAGGTTGGGATTATGTACAAAAATTATGTGCTAATTTAGATGGTAAATTATTAAGCGGTTCTTCTGCCGTTTATAAAGGTGTAGCTGACGGTGAATATACTGTTGGTTTAACTTTTGAAGAAGGCGGTGCTAATTATGTATCTGCTGGTTCTCCTGTTAAATTAGTATATATGAAAGAAGGCGTTATAATTAAACCAGATGGCATATACATAATAAAAAATGCAAAAAACTTAGAAAATGCTAAAAAGTTCGTTGACTATGCTACAAGCTATGATGCTCAAAAAACAATAACTGATAAATTGAACAGAAGATCTGTAAGAAGCGATTTACCTCCTTCTGCTATACTTCAGTCTGTAGATACTATAAATGTTATTACAGATGATGAAGCTGTAGTTGATAAAAATAAACAAAATTGGCTAAATAAATTTAAAGATATTTTTACTAGTATATAA
- a CDS encoding ABC transporter substrate-binding protein has protein sequence MKKIILICSAVILSLVLFYSCSSSESGTQSGQGGNSLVIYCPHPLEFINPLVDDFKAKNPGINVDIIAAGVGELLKRVESEKDNPLGDILWGGSLNTVKPKVELFENYTTTNEASIADAYKNVEGAITRFTAIPSVIMVNTNLAGNIKIEGYEDLLNPALKGKIAFADPSASSSSFEHLVNMLYAMGKGDPEKGWDYVQKLCANLDGKLLSGSSAVYKGVADGEYTVGLTFEEGGANYVSAGSPVKLVYMKEGVIIKPDGIYIIKNAKNLENAKKFVDYATSYEAQKTINDKLNRRSVRSDLPPSAILQSVDTINVITDDEAVVDQNKQNWLNKFKDIFTSI, from the coding sequence ATGAAAAAAATTATTCTAATCTGCAGTGCAGTAATACTATCACTAGTACTATTTTATTCTTGTTCTTCAAGCGAATCTGGTACACAAAGCGGACAAGGCGGTAATTCACTTGTAATATATTGCCCGCATCCATTAGAATTTATAAATCCATTGGTAGATGATTTTAAAGCTAAAAATCCAGGAATTAATGTTGATATTATAGCTGCCGGAGTCGGCGAACTTTTAAAAAGAGTTGAATCTGAAAAAGATAATCCATTGGGCGATATACTTTGGGGAGGAAGTTTGAATACTGTAAAACCTAAAGTAGAATTATTTGAGAATTACACTACTACTAATGAAGCAAGCATAGCAGATGCATACAAAAATGTTGAAGGTGCTATTACAAGATTCACTGCTATACCAAGTGTTATAATGGTTAACACTAATTTAGCAGGCAATATAAAGATAGAAGGTTATGAAGATTTACTCAATCCTGCATTAAAAGGAAAAATAGCATTTGCTGACCCTTCTGCTTCTTCATCTTCTTTTGAGCATTTAGTGAATATGCTTTATGCTATGGGAAAAGGAGATCCTGAAAAAGGTTGGGATTATGTACAAAAATTATGTGCTAATTTAGACGGTAAATTATTAAGCGGTTCTTCTGCTGTTTATAAAGGTGTGGCTGATGGCGAATATACTGTTGGATTGACTTTTGAAGAAGGCGGTGCTAATTATGTATCTGCTGGTTCTCCTGTTAAATTAGTATATATGAAGGAAGGCGTTATAATTAAACCAGACGGCATATATATAATAAAGAATGCTAAAAACTTAGAAAATGCTAAAAAGTTTGTAGATTATGCTACAAGTTATGAGGCTCAAAAAACAATAAATGACAAATTGAACAGAAGATCTGTAAGAAGCGATTTGCCTCCTTCTGCTATACTTCAGTCTGTAGATACTATAAACGTTATAACAGATGATGAAGCTGTAGTTGATCAAAATAAACAAAATTGGCTAAATAAATTTAAAGATATTTTTACTAGTATATAA
- a CDS encoding ABC transporter substrate-binding protein: MKKYILIIIFCAMFFCSCSSKESNTQNANSLIIYCPHPLEFINPLVDDFKSKNPGINVDIIAAGTGELIKRVESEKNNPLGDILWGGSLNLIRNKIELFENYTSTNEPNIGDAYKNTEGPLTRFTTMPSVIMINTNLIGNIKIEGYQDLLNPLLKGKIAFADPSASSSSFEHLVNMLYAMGKGDPEKGWDYVQKLCANLDGKLLSGSSAVYKGVADGEYTVGLTFEEGGANYVSAGSPVKLVYMKEGVVFKADPICIIKNAKNLENAKKFVDYATSYDAQKTINDKLNRRSVRNDLPPSAILQSIDTINVIKDDDTVVDKNKQNWLNKFKDIFTSI; this comes from the coding sequence TTGAAAAAATATATACTAATTATCATATTTTGTGCTATGTTTTTCTGTTCATGTTCTTCAAAAGAATCCAACACTCAAAACGCTAATTCACTTATAATATATTGTCCTCATCCTTTAGAATTTATAAATCCATTGGTAGATGATTTCAAATCTAAAAATCCTGGAATAAATGTTGATATTATAGCAGCCGGAACAGGCGAACTTATAAAAAGGGTTGAATCTGAAAAAAATAATCCTTTAGGCGATATACTTTGGGGAGGAAGTTTAAATCTCATAAGAAATAAAATAGAGCTATTTGAAAATTACACTTCTACTAATGAACCTAATATAGGTGATGCATATAAAAATACTGAAGGCCCTTTAACTAGATTTACAACTATGCCAAGTGTTATAATGATTAATACTAACTTAATAGGCAATATAAAAATAGAAGGTTATCAGGATTTGCTTAATCCGCTATTAAAAGGAAAAATAGCATTTGCTGATCCTTCCGCTTCTTCATCTTCTTTTGAGCATTTAGTAAATATGCTTTATGCTATGGGTAAAGGTGATCCTGAAAAAGGATGGGATTATGTACAAAAATTATGTGCTAATTTAGACGGTAAATTATTAAGTGGTTCTTCTGCAGTTTATAAAGGTGTGGCTGATGGTGAATATACTGTTGGTTTAACTTTCGAAGAAGGCGGTGCTAATTATGTATCTGCTGGTTCTCCTGTTAAATTAGTATATATGAAAGAAGGTGTTGTTTTTAAAGCAGATCCTATATGTATAATAAAAAATGCCAAGAACTTAGAAAATGCTAAAAAGTTCGTTGACTATGCTACAAGCTATGATGCCCAAAAAACAATAAATGATAAATTAAATAGAAGATCTGTAAGAAATGATTTGCCTCCTTCTGCTATACTTCAGTCTATAGATACTATTAATGTTATAAAAGATGATGATACTGTAGTTGATAAAAATAAACAAAATTGGCTTAATAAATTTAAGGATATTTTCACTAGTATCTAA